The stretch of DNA ATGGAGATCCAGCTGGAGGAGAACCCTTGGAACTGCACCTGCGACTTACTGCCACTCAAGGCCTGGCTAGACACCATCACCGTGTTCGTGGGTGAGATAGTCTGCGAAACCCCCTTCAGGCTTCATGGGAAAGATGTGACCCAGCTCACCAGGCAAGATCTTTGCCCCAGGAAAAGCTCCAGTGATTCAAACCAGAGGGAAAAACACCCTGTCCTCTCAGACCCACACATCTCGAGGCTATCGCCCACAGCCAACTCTGCCATCAATCCTACCAGAGCGCCAAAAGCCAGCCGGCCACCCAAAACCAGGAACCGCCCCACACCCCGTGTCACTGTGTCGAAAGACAGACAAATATTCGGACCTATCATGGTTTACCAGACAAAGTCTCCTGTGCCCATCACCTGCCCAGCTGGCTGCATCTGTACTTCACAGAGCTCAGACAACGGCTTAAACGTGAACTGCCAAGAGAAAAAGATAAGTAACATCTCCGATCTCCACCCTAGGCCAACCAGTCCAAAGAAACTTTATCTTACCAGTAACTATCTGCAAGTCATTTATAGAACTGATCTCGTAGAGTACAGCTCTCTGGATTTGTTACACCTAGGAAATAACAGAATTGCAGTGATACAAGAAGGTGCCTTTAAAAACCTCACAAGTTTACGTAGACTTTATCTTAATGGCAACTACCTTGAGATTCTGTACCCATCTATGTTCGACGGGCTGCACAGCCTGCAGTATCTCTACCTAGAGTACAATGTCATTAAGGAGATCCTGCCACGCACCTTTGATACTCTGAGTAATCTTCATCTGTTATTTCTTAATAACAACCTGCTCAGATCCTTGCCTGACAACGTCTTTGGCGGCACTTCCCTCACCAGACTCAACCTTAGAAACAACCATTTCTCACACCTGCCTGTGAGAGGAGTCTTGGACCAGCTCTCGGCGCTAATTCAGATAGACCTCCAGGAGAACCCTTGGGACTGCACATGTGACATCCTGGGGCTGAGGAACTGGATAGAGCAAGTCACTAACCAGAACAACCAGCAGTCAAATCCCCCTGTAGTTATCAATGAAGTCATATGCGAGTCTCCCACCAAGCACTCCGGAGAGCATCTGAAATTCCTGAGCAAAGAAGCCATCTGCCCAGAGAACCCCAACTTGTCAGattcttctctcctctccatgAATACAGATACGCCCCATCTCCTTGGTGTCTCGCCCAGCTCCTACCCAGAAATACACACTGAAGTTCCGCTGTCTGTCTTAATTTTAGGCTTGCTGGTTGTGTTTATTTTGTCAGTCTGTTTTGGGGCAGGCCTGTTTGTCTTTGTCCTTAAGCGCCGGAAGGGGGTGCAAAGCATGCCCAGCAGCGCAAACAACTTAGATATAAGTTCATTTCAGCTCCAGTATGGGTCTTACAACTCCGAGACCCACGATAAAACTGAAGGACATGTTTATAACTACATTCCCCCTCCTGTTGGACAGATGTGCCAAAACCCCATCTACATGCAAAAGGAAGGGGATCCAGTTGCCTATTACAGGAATCTCCATGAGTTTAGCTATAGCAATCTTGACCACAAAAAGGAAGACCCCACCAGTCTCGCATTTACAATCAGTGCAGCTGAATTACTGGAAAAGCAATCCTCGCCGAGGGAACCAGAGCTTCTGTATCAAAATATTGCAGAAAGGGTCAAGGAACTCCCCGCCGGAGGATTAGTTCATTATAACTTTTGCACCTTACCCAAAAGGCAGTTTGCCCCTTCATATGAATCAAGACGCCAAAACCAGGACAGgataaataaaactgttttataTGGAACtcccagaaaatattttgcagaacagtCTAAACCCGAGCATCCTTTACTCCAAGGAAAGCTACAAACAGAACCAGACTACCTCGAAGTTCTGGAAAAACAAACTGCAATCAGTCAGCTGTGAGGGGGGAGGTGGGAGACAAAATTTTTAAATGAGCTCAGCATCACGTTTGATTGAGTCTGAACTCAGTGCTGATGTCATTTGTCGCATTCCCAACATTTCCACTTTTTAAATtagagagggagtgagagagaaATGGAACCCTTACAGCATAGCAGGGAGATGGTGTTGCTTTTGCAACGTTCCCTTTAagttatttctgtctctctctccttttgaCCCTTCTGTAGGAACTGTCACTGCAAATGTATGTTTCTGTAATAGATCTTGCATAATTCTTCTCTAATTGAAGGAAATGAGGAAGGGGGTCTTttgagttttctgttgttttttttttttcttttcatgtcaaAGTGGAAACTTATTGTATTATGTAGAAGATCTccaaagatctttttttcctggactaTGACTTTCTTTTGTAAATAATAATATACAGTACTGCTGTTTCAATTACCAAGTATAGCCACTGGGCGTCACTTTTTTGTGTTAAAGTGCCTTTGCACTTTAAGTACATTATTACTTAATTGTTGCTCTTAGCTTTGATAAATTGAACCTATTTTAATGTGTtgtatttttgaaattaaaaaaaaaattgtaaaatagaTCTGTATGTCAGCTGCATTAAATCAGAAGGTTT from Chroicocephalus ridibundus chromosome 9, bChrRid1.1, whole genome shotgun sequence encodes:
- the SLITRK2 gene encoding SLIT and NTRK-like protein 2 codes for the protein MLKGVWLLSLLTVAGISQTESRKPAKDICSKSRCPCEEKENVLNINCENKGFTTVSLLLPPPSKIYQLFLNGNALTRLFPNEFVNYSNAVTLHLGNNDMQEIRTGAFSGLRTLKRLHLNNNKLEVLKEDTFLGLESLEYLQADYNYISAIEAGAFSKLNKLKVLILNDNLLLSLPSNVFRFVLLTHLDLRGNRLKMMPFAGVLEHIGGIMEIQLEENPWNCTCDLLPLKAWLDTITVFVGEIVCETPFRLHGKDVTQLTRQDLCPRKSSSDSNQREKHPVLSDPHISRLSPTANSAINPTRAPKASRPPKTRNRPTPRVTVSKDRQIFGPIMVYQTKSPVPITCPAGCICTSQSSDNGLNVNCQEKKISNISDLHPRPTSPKKLYLTSNYLQVIYRTDLVEYSSLDLLHLGNNRIAVIQEGAFKNLTSLRRLYLNGNYLEILYPSMFDGLHSLQYLYLEYNVIKEILPRTFDTLSNLHLLFLNNNLLRSLPDNVFGGTSLTRLNLRNNHFSHLPVRGVLDQLSALIQIDLQENPWDCTCDILGLRNWIEQVTNQNNQQSNPPVVINEVICESPTKHSGEHLKFLSKEAICPENPNLSDSSLLSMNTDTPHLLGVSPSSYPEIHTEVPLSVLILGLLVVFILSVCFGAGLFVFVLKRRKGVQSMPSSANNLDISSFQLQYGSYNSETHDKTEGHVYNYIPPPVGQMCQNPIYMQKEGDPVAYYRNLHEFSYSNLDHKKEDPTSLAFTISAAELLEKQSSPREPELLYQNIAERVKELPAGGLVHYNFCTLPKRQFAPSYESRRQNQDRINKTVLYGTPRKYFAEQSKPEHPLLQGKLQTEPDYLEVLEKQTAISQL